The following proteins are encoded in a genomic region of Nicotiana sylvestris chromosome 4, ASM39365v2, whole genome shotgun sequence:
- the LOC138890533 gene encoding uncharacterized protein produces the protein MKAQALADHLAENSVDEEYESLRTYFSDEDVMHIDKVEQDENLGWKLFFDGAANMKGVRIRVHGDQIHSPPSELHTMSAPWPFVAWGMDVIGLIEPAASNGHKFILVAIDYSTKWVKAMTFKFVTEKAVVDFVHSNLICRFGIPKVIIMDNGANLNSHLIKEGSRQWYEKFPFALLGYRTTVRTSVVVTPYLLVYGTGAVIPAEVEITSLRIVAKAENDDDELVKTRLEQLSLIDEKRLAAVCHGQFYQKRMEQAYNKKVHPRKFKVGQQVLKRILPSS, from the exons atgaaagcccaagcattggccgatcatttggccgagaactcgGTAGATGAAGAGTATGAGTCATTGAGGACTTATTTTTCTGATGAAGATGTGATGCATATTGACAAGGTAGAGCAGGATGAAAAtctaggttggaaacttttctttgatggagccgctaacatgaaaggtgtcagAATAAGG GTACACGGTGAtcagattcattctccgccatctgagttgcatacaatgtccgcaccttggccttttgttgcctggggcatggatgtcattggactgATTGAGCCCGCAGCATCGaacgggcacaagtttattctggtagccatcgattactcCACCAAGTGGGTTAAAGCTATGACTTTCAAATTTGTGACCGagaaggcagtggtcgattttgttcattcaaacctCATTTGCCGGTTCGGAATCCCCAAGGTAATCATTatggacaatggtgctaatcttaacagccatTTGAttaaagag GGTTCTAGGCAATGGTATGAAAAATTTccttttgctttgttgggttatcgcactactgttcgcacttcagtagttGTCACTCCTTATTTGCTGGTATATGGGACTGGAGCAGTTATACCTGCAGAGGTTGAGATtacatcccttcgaattgttgcTAAAGCTGAAAATGACGATGATGAGCTGGTCAAAACCCGATTGGAGCAGTTAAGTCtaattgatgagaaaagactggcggcagtatgtcatggtcaattttatcagaagagaatggaacaagcctacaacaagaaggtgcatccccGAAAATTTAAAGTGggtcaacaagtattgaaacgcatccttccatcAAGCTGA